One window of the Pseudomonas sihuiensis genome contains the following:
- a CDS encoding ion transporter, with the protein MHELELNPSSDWRQRLGALMNGAIMQRLITLLIIINAVILGLQTSPSIMTDWGTPLLILDTFILTCFVIELALRFTARGIGLLRDPWAVFDCLVVGIALVPASGPFAVLRALRVLRVLRLVSINPSMRKVVQALLASLPGMGSIVMLMGLVFYVAAVMATQLFGQSFPEWFGNIGASLYTLFQVMTLESWSMGIVRPVMEEHPLAWLFFVPYILVATFMMLNLFIAVIVNAMQSTHEPNAEEQAAATREQAILDELRALRSEVAELRRNSP; encoded by the coding sequence ATGCACGAACTCGAACTGAATCCATCCAGCGACTGGCGTCAACGCCTGGGCGCTCTCATGAACGGCGCCATCATGCAGCGCCTGATCACCCTGCTGATCATCATCAATGCCGTCATTCTCGGCCTGCAGACCTCACCGTCGATCATGACCGACTGGGGCACGCCGCTGCTGATTCTCGATACCTTCATCCTCACCTGCTTCGTTATCGAACTGGCGCTACGTTTCACCGCCCGCGGCATCGGCCTGCTGCGCGATCCCTGGGCAGTATTCGATTGCCTGGTAGTCGGCATCGCCCTGGTACCGGCAAGCGGCCCCTTCGCCGTGCTGCGTGCCTTGCGCGTGCTGCGGGTACTGCGACTGGTGTCGATCAATCCGAGCATGCGCAAGGTGGTGCAGGCGCTGCTCGCTTCTCTGCCTGGCATGGGCAGCATCGTCATGCTGATGGGGTTGGTGTTCTATGTCGCCGCGGTGATGGCCACCCAGCTGTTCGGCCAGAGCTTCCCCGAGTGGTTCGGTAATATCGGCGCCAGTCTGTACACCCTGTTCCAGGTGATGACCCTGGAAAGCTGGTCGATGGGCATCGTGCGCCCGGTGATGGAAGAGCATCCACTGGCCTGGCTGTTCTTCGTGCCCTATATCCTCGTCGCGACATTCATGATGCTCAACCTGTTCATCGCCGTTATCGTCAACGCGATGCAGAGCACCCACGAGCCCAATGCCGAGGAGCAGGCCGCAGCAACTCGCGAACAGGCAATTCTCGACGAGTTGCGCGCGCTGCGCAGCGAAGTGGCCGAGCTGCGCCGTAACTCACCGTAA
- a CDS encoding adenine phosphoribosyltransferase, giving the protein MIFDEFSIKTLIRPVPDFPKPGVIFRDITPLFQSPRALRMVADSFIQRYVEAEFSHIGAMDARGFLIGSIIAYELNKPLVLFRKQGKLPADVLSEGYQTEYGEAFLEVHSDSLCEGDSVLIFDDLIATGGTLIAAANLVRRMRATVFEAAAIIDLPELGGSQKLQDAGIPTFTLTAFALDDH; this is encoded by the coding sequence ATGATCTTTGACGAATTCAGCATCAAAACCCTGATCCGCCCGGTACCGGACTTCCCCAAACCGGGCGTCATATTTCGCGACATCACCCCGCTGTTTCAGTCACCGCGCGCCCTGCGCATGGTCGCCGACAGTTTTATCCAGCGTTACGTGGAGGCCGAATTCAGTCACATCGGCGCCATGGACGCGCGCGGCTTCCTGATCGGCTCGATCATCGCCTACGAACTGAACAAGCCGCTGGTGCTGTTTCGCAAGCAGGGCAAACTGCCGGCTGACGTGCTCAGCGAGGGCTACCAGACCGAATATGGCGAAGCCTTCCTCGAAGTGCACAGCGACAGTCTCTGCGAAGGCGATTCGGTACTGATCTTCGATGACCTGATCGCTACCGGCGGCACCCTGATCGCCGCAGCCAACCTGGTGCGACGCATGCGTGCAACGGTCTTCGAGGCCGCTGCGATCATCGACCTGCCTGAGCTGGGCGGTTCGCAGAAACTGCAGGACGCCGGCATCCCCACCTTCACACTGACGGCCTTCGCCCTCGACGATCACTGA
- the fnr gene encoding fumarate/nitrate reduction transcriptional regulator Fnr yields the protein MSESIKLHKQHQAHCKDCSLASLCLPISLNLEDMDALDDIVKRGRPLKKGEFLFRQGDTFGSVFAVRSGALKTFSLSDGGEEQITGFHLPSELVGLSGVDGERYPVSAQALETTSVCEIPFERLDDLALQLPQLRRQLMRIMSREIRDDQQMMLLLSKKTADERIATFLVNLSARFRARGFSANQFRLAMSRNEIGNYLGLAVETVSRVFTRFQQNKLLEAEGKEVHILDPIELCALAGGNLDV from the coding sequence ATGTCCGAGAGCATCAAGCTGCACAAGCAGCATCAAGCCCATTGCAAGGATTGCAGCCTGGCCAGCCTGTGCCTGCCGATCTCGCTGAACCTGGAAGACATGGACGCGCTCGACGACATCGTCAAGCGCGGCCGCCCGCTGAAGAAGGGTGAATTCCTGTTCCGCCAGGGCGACACCTTCGGCTCCGTGTTCGCCGTACGCTCCGGTGCGCTGAAGACCTTCAGCCTGAGCGATGGCGGTGAGGAGCAGATCACCGGCTTCCACCTGCCCAGCGAGCTGGTCGGCCTGTCCGGGGTCGACGGCGAGCGCTACCCGGTTTCCGCGCAGGCACTGGAAACCACCTCGGTCTGCGAGATTCCCTTCGAGCGCCTTGACGACCTGGCTCTGCAGTTGCCGCAACTGCGTCGCCAGCTGATGCGTATCATGAGCCGTGAAATCCGCGACGATCAGCAGATGATGCTGTTGCTGTCGAAGAAGACCGCGGACGAACGCATCGCCACCTTCCTGGTCAATCTCTCCGCCCGCTTCCGCGCCCGCGGCTTCTCGGCCAACCAGTTCCGCCTGGCCATGTCGCGCAACGAAATTGGTAACTATTTGGGCCTTGCGGTAGAGACGGTGTCTCGCGTATTTACCCGCTTCCAACAGAACAAGCTGCTCGAAGCCGAAGGCAAGGAAGTGCACATTCTCGACCCAATCGAGCTGTGTGCTCTGGCCGGCGGCAACCTCGACGTTTGA
- the hemN gene encoding oxygen-independent coproporphyrinogen III oxidase, protein MLDAIQWDADLIRRYDLAGPRYTSYPTAVQFHDDIGPFDLLHALRDSRKAGRPLSLYVHVPFCAHICYYCACNKVITKDRGRALPYLEKLEREIEIISRYIDRNQPIEQLHFGGGTPTFLSHDELRRLMQHLRRHFNLLDDDSGDYSIEIDPREADWSTMGLLRELGFNRVSLGVQDLDPEVQRAVNRLQTLEETRAIVEAARTLQFRSVNIDLIYGLPKQTPERFARTVAEVIALQPDRLSLFNYAHLPERFMPQRRISADDLPSPADKLAMLQNSIEQLTRAGYRYIGMDHFALPDDELAIAQEEGTLQRNFQGYTTHGHCDLIGLGVSAISQIGDLYSQNDSDIASYQQTLGNGQLATRRGLHCNADDRLRRAVIQQLICHFELRFDDIEQAHGVVFRDYFAALWPELQQLDRDGLIELGAEGIQVRPAGRLLVRSLCMLFDRYLNDQVRQRFSRVI, encoded by the coding sequence ATGCTCGACGCCATCCAGTGGGATGCCGACCTGATCCGCCGCTACGATCTCGCCGGCCCGCGCTACACCTCCTACCCGACTGCCGTACAGTTTCACGACGATATCGGCCCGTTCGACCTGCTGCATGCCCTGCGCGACAGCCGCAAGGCCGGACGCCCGTTGTCGCTGTACGTGCACGTGCCCTTCTGCGCGCACATCTGCTACTACTGCGCCTGCAACAAGGTCATCACCAAGGACCGCGGCCGCGCCCTGCCCTATCTGGAAAAGCTCGAGCGGGAAATCGAGATCATCAGCCGCTACATCGACCGCAACCAGCCAATCGAACAGCTGCATTTCGGTGGAGGTACACCGACCTTCCTCAGCCACGACGAACTGCGCCGGCTGATGCAGCACCTGCGTCGGCACTTCAACCTGCTCGATGATGACTCCGGCGACTACAGCATCGAGATCGACCCACGCGAGGCCGACTGGTCGACCATGGGCCTGCTGCGTGAGCTGGGCTTCAACCGTGTCAGCCTCGGCGTGCAGGACCTCGACCCCGAGGTGCAACGCGCGGTCAACCGCCTGCAGACCCTGGAGGAAACCCGCGCCATCGTCGAGGCGGCGCGTACCCTGCAGTTCCGCTCGGTGAACATCGACCTGATCTACGGCCTGCCCAAACAAACGCCAGAGCGCTTCGCCCGCACCGTGGCCGAGGTCATCGCCCTGCAGCCGGATCGCCTGTCGCTGTTCAACTACGCACACCTGCCGGAACGCTTCATGCCGCAACGGCGCATCAGCGCCGACGACCTGCCGAGCCCGGCGGACAAGCTGGCCATGTTGCAGAACAGCATCGAGCAGCTGACACGCGCCGGGTATCGTTACATAGGCATGGACCACTTCGCCCTGCCCGACGACGAACTGGCCATCGCCCAGGAAGAAGGCACGCTGCAACGCAACTTCCAGGGCTACACCACCCACGGCCACTGTGACCTGATTGGCCTGGGCGTCTCTGCCATCAGCCAGATCGGTGATCTGTACAGCCAGAATGACAGCGATATCGCCAGCTATCAGCAGACCCTGGGCAATGGCCAGCTGGCAACGCGTCGCGGCTTGCACTGCAATGCCGACGACCGCCTGCGCCGCGCCGTGATCCAGCAGCTGATCTGCCACTTCGAGCTGCGTTTCGACGACATCGAACAGGCCCACGGCGTGGTATTCCGCGACTACTTCGCGGCGCTTTGGCCTGAGCTTCAGCAGCTCGACCGTGACGGTTTGATCGAGCTGGGTGCAGAAGGGATTCAGGTGCGCCCGGCCGGGCGTCTGCTGGTGCGCTCGCTATGCATGCTGTTCGACCGCTATCTCAACGATCAGGTACGCCAGCGTTTTTCTCGGGTGATCTGA
- a CDS encoding sulfite exporter TauE/SafE family protein: MLELAPLLVSALILGLLGGGHCLGMCGGLMGALTLAIPAEQRGRRLQLLLAYNLGRILSYSLAGLLLGLAGWAIAGSKAEVAMRTMAALLLIAMGLYLAGWWSGLTRIEALGRGLWRHIQPLTRRFMPVSNLPRALVLGGLWGWLPCGLVYSTLLWASSQGNAVNSALLMLAFGLGTWPVLLATGLAAERITTLLRKRGVRMAGGLLVILFGIWTLPGPHQHWLMGH, encoded by the coding sequence ATGCTTGAGCTGGCACCGCTGCTGGTGTCGGCGCTGATTCTCGGCCTGCTCGGTGGCGGCCATTGCCTCGGCATGTGCGGCGGCCTGATGGGCGCGCTGACTCTAGCGATCCCTGCCGAGCAACGCGGCAGGCGTCTACAACTGCTGCTGGCTTACAACCTCGGGCGCATTCTCAGCTACAGCCTTGCAGGCTTGCTCCTGGGCCTGGCCGGCTGGGCCATTGCCGGCAGCAAAGCCGAAGTGGCGATGCGCACAATGGCTGCCTTGCTGCTGATTGCCATGGGTCTTTATCTGGCCGGCTGGTGGAGCGGGCTGACACGCATCGAAGCGCTGGGTCGCGGCCTGTGGCGGCATATCCAGCCGCTGACCCGGCGCTTCATGCCGGTCAGCAATCTGCCGCGCGCCCTGGTCCTGGGTGGTTTATGGGGCTGGCTGCCGTGCGGGCTGGTCTACAGCACCCTGCTGTGGGCCTCCAGCCAGGGAAATGCAGTCAACAGTGCCCTGCTGATGCTAGCGTTCGGCCTGGGCACCTGGCCGGTGCTGCTGGCCACCGGGCTGGCAGCAGAACGCATCACCACCCTGCTACGCAAGCGCGGCGTGCGCATGGCTGGCGGCCTGCTGGTCATCCTGTTCGGTATCTGGACCCTGCCCGGCCCACACCAGCACTGGCTGATGGGGCACTGA
- the ccoS gene encoding cbb3-type cytochrome oxidase assembly protein CcoS has product MSALYILIPVAIGLVGFAIWLFFWAVDSGQYDDLDGPAHSILFDDEDPLHKAGVEQAEDHNKPGKPDA; this is encoded by the coding sequence ATGTCCGCCCTCTACATCCTGATCCCTGTCGCCATCGGCCTGGTCGGTTTCGCCATCTGGCTGTTCTTCTGGGCGGTAGACAGCGGTCAGTACGACGATCTCGACGGCCCAGCGCACAGCATTCTGTTCGACGACGAAGATCCACTGCACAAGGCTGGCGTCGAGCAGGCCGAGGACCACAACAAGCCGGGCAAACCTGATGCTTGA
- a CDS encoding heavy metal translocating P-type ATPase: MPAPTPCYHCGLPVPAGSQFSADVLGQARQMCCPGCQAVAEAIVAGGLEHYYSHRSESAANPQALPAALPDELALYDRSDVQQSFVQHEGELSETQLLIEGISCAACGWLIEKHLRGVAGVAEAHLNLSNHRLQVRWQDSRIPLSQLLAELRRIGYAAHPWRADEAAERMAAENRRRMRELGVAGLLWMQVMMATMATWPEFNIDLSPELDKILRWTSLFLTTPIVFYCCGQFFRGALRDLRTRHLTMDVSVSLAIGGAYVAGIWSTITGQGELYFDAVGMFALFLLAGRYLERRARERTAAATAQLVKLLPASCLRLSADGQSQRILLSELREGEQVLVQPGSLIPADGRILAGQSSVDESLLTGEYLPLPRGIGDSVTAGTLNVEGPLTVEVQALGDATRLSAIVRLLDRAQSEKPRLAEIADRVSQWFLLFILVAAAAVGFAWWEIDSSRAFWVVLALLVATCPCALALATPTALTTATGTLHKLGMLLTRGHVLEGLNQIDTLVLDKTGTLTEGRLTLKAIHPLRDLDQGACLALAAALENRSEHPIARAFSQAPRAAQSVDSHPGQGLQGSVDGRLLRIGEASFVCALSGQAVPPIASEHGQWLLLGDEQGPLAWFVLDDRLREDAPDLISAARARGWNIHLLSGDSSPMVGEVARQLGIDDARGGLTPDAKLAVLKQLHGEGRRVLMLGDGVNDVPVLAAADISVAMGSASDLAKTSADAVLLSNRLSSLVDGLKLAKRTRRIIIENLAWATLYNGLVLPFAALGWITPIWAAVGMSLSSLLVVLNALRLSRTPNT, from the coding sequence ATGCCCGCCCCTACTCCCTGCTACCACTGTGGCCTGCCGGTGCCTGCCGGCAGTCAGTTCAGTGCCGACGTGCTCGGCCAGGCCCGGCAAATGTGCTGCCCCGGCTGCCAGGCGGTGGCCGAAGCCATCGTCGCCGGCGGGCTTGAGCACTATTACAGCCATCGCAGCGAAAGTGCCGCCAACCCGCAGGCACTGCCCGCCGCCCTGCCTGACGAACTGGCGCTCTACGACCGCAGTGACGTGCAGCAGTCTTTCGTCCAGCACGAAGGCGAACTGAGCGAAACCCAATTGCTGATCGAAGGCATCAGTTGCGCCGCCTGCGGCTGGCTGATCGAAAAGCATCTGCGCGGCGTAGCGGGCGTGGCCGAAGCGCACCTGAACCTGTCCAACCACCGCCTGCAGGTGCGCTGGCAGGATAGCCGGATACCCTTGAGCCAACTGCTCGCCGAATTGCGCCGCATTGGCTACGCCGCCCATCCGTGGCGCGCCGACGAGGCGGCCGAACGCATGGCTGCGGAGAATCGCCGGCGCATGCGCGAGTTGGGTGTGGCCGGGTTGCTGTGGATGCAGGTGATGATGGCGACCATGGCCACCTGGCCGGAGTTCAACATCGACCTGTCGCCGGAACTGGACAAGATCCTGCGCTGGACCAGCCTGTTCCTCACCACACCTATCGTCTTCTACTGTTGCGGCCAGTTCTTCCGCGGTGCCCTGCGCGACCTGCGCACGCGCCACCTGACCATGGACGTATCGGTCTCGCTGGCCATTGGCGGCGCCTATGTCGCCGGCATCTGGTCGACCATCACCGGCCAGGGCGAGCTGTATTTCGACGCGGTGGGCATGTTCGCCCTGTTCCTCCTCGCCGGCCGCTATCTGGAGCGGCGTGCGCGAGAACGCACAGCCGCCGCTACGGCGCAGTTGGTCAAGCTGCTGCCGGCCTCCTGTCTGCGCCTGAGCGCCGACGGCCAGAGCCAGCGCATCCTGCTCAGCGAACTGCGTGAAGGCGAGCAGGTGCTGGTGCAACCCGGCTCGCTGATTCCCGCCGACGGGCGCATCCTCGCCGGCCAATCGAGTGTCGACGAATCGCTGCTCACCGGCGAGTACCTGCCGCTGCCACGCGGCATCGGCGACAGCGTTACCGCTGGCACGCTGAACGTCGAAGGCCCATTGACCGTCGAAGTGCAGGCGCTGGGCGATGCCACGCGCCTGTCGGCCATCGTGCGCTTGCTGGATAGGGCGCAAAGCGAAAAACCACGCCTGGCGGAAATCGCCGACCGCGTGTCGCAATGGTTCCTGCTGTTCATTCTGGTGGCGGCCGCCGCGGTCGGTTTCGCCTGGTGGGAGATAGACTCCAGTCGCGCCTTCTGGGTCGTGCTCGCCCTGCTCGTGGCCACCTGCCCCTGCGCCCTGGCCCTGGCCACCCCGACTGCGCTGACCACCGCCACCGGCACCCTGCACAAGCTGGGCATGCTGCTGACGCGCGGCCATGTGCTCGAAGGCCTAAACCAGATCGACACCCTGGTGCTCGACAAGACCGGCACGCTGACCGAAGGCCGCCTGACGCTCAAGGCCATCCATCCGCTGCGCGATCTCGACCAGGGCGCTTGCCTGGCGCTGGCGGCCGCGCTGGAGAACCGTTCGGAACACCCCATCGCCCGCGCGTTCAGCCAAGCGCCCCGCGCGGCGCAATCCGTGGACAGTCATCCGGGCCAGGGTCTACAGGGCAGCGTCGATGGCCGCCTGCTACGCATAGGCGAGGCCAGCTTCGTCTGCGCCCTGAGCGGCCAGGCCGTACCACCGATTGCCAGCGAGCACGGCCAATGGCTGCTGCTGGGCGACGAACAGGGCCCACTGGCCTGGTTCGTCCTCGACGACCGCCTGCGCGAGGATGCTCCCGACCTGATCTCCGCTGCGCGCGCGCGGGGCTGGAACATTCACCTGCTCTCTGGTGACAGCTCACCGATGGTGGGTGAAGTCGCCCGCCAGCTGGGCATCGACGACGCTCGGGGCGGCCTGACCCCGGATGCCAAGCTGGCAGTGCTCAAGCAGTTGCACGGTGAAGGGCGGCGCGTGCTGATGCTTGGCGACGGCGTCAACGACGTACCGGTATTGGCTGCCGCCGACATCAGCGTGGCCATGGGCTCGGCCTCCGACCTGGCGAAAACCAGCGCCGACGCCGTGTTGCTGTCGAACCGACTGAGCAGCCTGGTCGACGGCCTGAAGCTGGCCAAGCGCACGCGCCGTATCATCATCGAGAACCTGGCCTGGGCGACGCTGTACAATGGCCTGGTACTGCCCTTCGCCGCCCTGGGCTGGATCACGCCGATCTGGGCAGCCGTGGGCATGTCCCTTAGCTCGCTGCTGGTGGTGCTCAACGCCCTGCGCCTGAGCCGCACCCCGAACACGTAG
- a CDS encoding FixH family protein: MSEHNTSPVKPWYKQFWPWFILFLLGYSVVQGLTLLTIATKNPPGLISDDYYDVGKGINQSLEREKLAERLQLHGELVLDNTTGTALLSLQGNSRPQQIVLNLISPTQPERDRRVILQPTADGHYRGQMVDQVSGRRFVELLGQEGSQNWRLFEEETIADGQTIMIGDNPSY, translated from the coding sequence ATGAGCGAACACAACACATCGCCAGTCAAACCCTGGTACAAGCAGTTCTGGCCCTGGTTCATCCTATTCCTGTTGGGCTACTCGGTGGTGCAGGGGCTGACCCTGCTCACCATCGCCACCAAGAACCCGCCGGGCCTCATCTCGGATGATTACTACGACGTCGGCAAAGGCATCAACCAGTCGCTGGAACGTGAGAAACTGGCAGAACGCCTGCAGCTGCATGGCGAACTGGTGCTGGACAACACCACCGGCACCGCACTGCTGAGCCTGCAGGGCAACAGCCGGCCACAGCAGATTGTGCTCAACCTGATCTCGCCGACCCAGCCGGAACGTGACCGCCGGGTGATCCTGCAACCCACTGCTGACGGTCACTACCGTGGTCAGATGGTCGATCAGGTCAGCGGTCGCCGCTTCGTCGAATTGCTCGGCCAGGAAGGCAGCCAGAACTGGCGCCTGTTCGAGGAGGAAACCATCGCCGATGGCCAGACCATCATGATCGGTGACAATCCCTCCTACTGA
- the ccoG gene encoding cytochrome c oxidase accessory protein CcoG, protein MSEQIPVQDVTPPPAKNASVDLYASREKIYTRAFTGLFRNLRLAGGALLFLLYFGTVWLNWEGRQAVWWNLPERKFHIFGATYWPQDFMLLSWLLIICAFGLFFITVFAGRVWCGYTCPQSVFTWVFMWAEKVTEGDRNQRMKLDKQPMSGKKFTRKLAKHGIWVGVSLLTAITFVGYFTPIRDLVIEIFTGQASGWAYFWIGFFTLATYGNAGYLREQVCIYMCPYARFQSVMFDQDTLIVSYDPRRGEKRGPRKKDADYKAQGLGDCIDCKMCVQVCPTGIDIRDGLQIECIGCAACIDACDDIMDKMNYPKGLISYTTEHNLSGRKTRLLRPRLIGYAVALVAMIGLFAWAVATRPLVELDVLKDRVLFRENERGYIENVYTLKIMNKAQRDMTYVITVDGLDGLVYEGKREVRALAGEVYSFPVELSIAPEKLPSSANNIVFHVQSADDPSIKNDADSRFIGPSVR, encoded by the coding sequence ATGAGCGAACAGATTCCCGTCCAGGACGTCACCCCTCCTCCTGCCAAGAATGCCAGCGTCGATCTCTACGCCAGCCGCGAGAAGATCTATACCCGCGCATTCACGGGCCTGTTTCGCAATCTGCGACTTGCCGGCGGCGCCCTGCTGTTCCTGCTGTACTTCGGCACCGTCTGGCTGAACTGGGAAGGCCGCCAGGCCGTCTGGTGGAACCTGCCGGAACGCAAGTTCCATATCTTCGGCGCCACCTACTGGCCGCAGGACTTCATGCTGCTGTCCTGGCTGCTGATCATCTGCGCCTTCGGTCTGTTCTTCATCACCGTGTTCGCCGGCCGCGTCTGGTGCGGCTACACCTGCCCGCAAAGCGTGTTCACCTGGGTGTTCATGTGGGCCGAGAAAGTTACCGAAGGTGACCGCAACCAGCGGATGAAGCTGGACAAACAACCCATGAGCGGCAAGAAATTTACACGCAAGCTGGCCAAGCACGGCATCTGGGTGGGCGTGTCACTGCTCACCGCAATCACCTTCGTCGGCTACTTCACGCCGATTCGCGACCTGGTGATCGAGATCTTCACCGGCCAGGCCAGCGGCTGGGCCTATTTCTGGATCGGTTTTTTCACCCTCGCCACCTACGGCAACGCCGGCTACCTGCGCGAGCAGGTATGCATCTACATGTGCCCCTATGCGCGCTTCCAGAGCGTGATGTTCGACCAAGACACCCTGATCGTCTCCTACGACCCGCGCCGCGGCGAGAAGCGCGGTCCGCGCAAGAAGGACGCCGACTACAAGGCACAGGGCCTGGGTGATTGCATCGACTGCAAGATGTGCGTACAGGTCTGCCCCACCGGTATCGATATCCGCGACGGCCTGCAGATCGAATGCATCGGCTGCGCCGCCTGCATCGACGCCTGCGACGACATCATGGACAAGATGAACTACCCCAAGGGGCTGATCAGCTACACCACTGAACACAACCTGTCCGGGCGCAAGACCCGCCTGCTGCGCCCGCGCCTGATCGGGTACGCTGTCGCACTGGTCGCGATGATCGGCCTGTTCGCCTGGGCTGTGGCCACTCGTCCGCTGGTGGAACTGGACGTGCTCAAGGATCGCGTACTTTTCCGCGAGAACGAGCGCGGCTACATCGAGAACGTCTACACCCTGAAGATCATGAACAAGGCGCAGCGCGACATGACCTACGTGATCACCGTCGACGGTCTCGACGGCCTGGTCTACGAAGGCAAGCGCGAAGTACGGGCGCTGGCCGGTGAGGTGTACTCCTTCCCGGTCGAGCTGTCCATCGCACCGGAAAAACTGCCTTCCAGCGCCAATAACATCGTCTTCCACGTACAATCGGCAGACGACCCCAGTATCAAGAACGACGCCGACAGCCGATTTATCGGCCCCAGCGTCCGCTGA
- the ccoP gene encoding cytochrome-c oxidase, cbb3-type subunit III, translating to MTTFWSWYVTILSLGTIFALTWLIFGTRKGQRQETTEETVGHSFDGIEEYDNPLPKWWFMLFVATIVFALGYLALYPGLGNFKGLLPGYDYVDSEKQTPFAAGVQIADGSMRYSGWTGVHQWEKEMARADEQYGPLFAKYAAMPIEEVAKDEQALKMGGRLFASNCSVCHGSDAKGSYGFPNLTDNEWRWGGDPETIKTTLLKGRQGMMPAQGPIIGEDGVRNVAAYVLTELGGRELPEGVEADIEAGKQVFGTACAACHTPAGTGMQALGAPNLTNPAAFIYGSSYAQLQQTIRYGRHGNMPAQEEFLGNDKVHLLAAYVYSLSHKAEEQ from the coding sequence ATGACCACGTTCTGGAGTTGGTACGTAACCATTCTGTCTCTGGGCACCATCTTCGCCCTGACCTGGCTGATCTTCGGCACCCGCAAGGGCCAGCGCCAGGAAACCACCGAAGAAACCGTCGGGCACAGCTTCGATGGCATCGAGGAGTATGACAACCCACTGCCGAAGTGGTGGTTCATGCTGTTCGTCGCCACCATCGTCTTCGCCCTCGGCTACCTCGCCCTGTACCCGGGCCTGGGTAACTTCAAGGGCCTGCTGCCGGGCTACGACTACGTCGACAGCGAGAAGCAGACCCCTTTCGCTGCCGGTGTACAGATCGCTGACGGTTCCATGCGTTACTCCGGCTGGACCGGCGTGCACCAGTGGGAAAAGGAAATGGCGCGTGCCGATGAGCAATACGGCCCGCTGTTCGCCAAGTACGCTGCCATGCCCATCGAGGAAGTGGCCAAGGACGAGCAAGCCCTGAAAATGGGTGGCCGCCTGTTCGCCTCCAACTGCTCGGTGTGCCACGGCTCCGATGCCAAGGGCAGCTACGGCTTCCCCAACCTGACCGACAACGAATGGCGCTGGGGCGGCGACCCGGAAACCATCAAGACCACCCTGCTCAAGGGCCGTCAGGGCATGATGCCTGCTCAGGGTCCGATCATTGGTGAAGATGGCGTGCGCAACGTTGCCGCCTACGTCCTCACCGAGCTCGGCGGTCGCGAACTGCCGGAAGGTGTCGAGGCTGACATCGAGGCTGGCAAGCAAGTGTTCGGCACCGCCTGCGCGGCCTGCCATACTCCGGCCGGTACCGGCATGCAGGCCCTTGGGGCACCGAACCTGACCAACCCGGCCGCGTTCATCTACGGCAGCAGCTACGCGCAACTGCAGCAGACCATTCGCTACGGCCGTCACGGCAACATGCCAGCCCAGGAAGAATTCCTTGGCAACGACAAGGTGCACCTGCTGGCTGCCTATGTGTACAGCCTGTCGCACAAGGCCGAAGAGCAGTAA
- a CDS encoding cbb3-type cytochrome oxidase subunit 3, which translates to MDIGMIRGIGTAVVFIAFIGVVLWAYSSKRKSNFDEAANLPFADDPKPESTRDQDSSRSNNQ; encoded by the coding sequence ATGGACATCGGGATGATTCGCGGCATCGGCACGGCGGTGGTGTTCATCGCCTTCATCGGCGTGGTGCTCTGGGCTTACAGCAGCAAGCGCAAATCGAACTTCGACGAAGCTGCCAACCTGCCCTTCGCCGACGATCCCAAGCCCGAGTCCACGCGCGATCAGGACTCTTCCAGGAGCAATAACCAATGA
- the ccoO gene encoding cytochrome-c oxidase, cbb3-type subunit II — protein MKHEIIEKNIGLMALLMVIAVSIGGLTQIVPLFFQDVTNEPVEGLKPYTALQLEGRDIYIKEGCVGCHSQMIRPFRAETERYGHYSVAGESVWDHPFLWGSKRTGPDLARVGGRYSDEWHRAHLYNPRNVVPESKMPAYPWLVENRLDGRDTAKKMEVMRGFGIPYTDEDIAGARDAVKGKTEMDALIAYLQVLGTSIKNKR, from the coding sequence ATGAAACACGAAATCATCGAGAAGAACATCGGCCTGATGGCGCTGCTGATGGTGATCGCCGTCAGCATCGGCGGCCTGACGCAGATCGTCCCGCTGTTCTTCCAGGACGTCACCAATGAGCCGGTGGAAGGCCTCAAGCCCTACACCGCGCTGCAACTGGAAGGCCGCGACATCTATATCAAGGAAGGTTGTGTCGGCTGCCACTCGCAGATGATCCGCCCGTTCCGCGCCGAAACCGAGCGTTACGGTCACTACTCCGTCGCCGGCGAAAGCGTCTGGGATCACCCCTTCCTGTGGGGCTCCAAGCGTACCGGCCCGGATCTGGCTCGCGTCGGCGGTCGCTACTCGGACGAGTGGCATCGCGCCCACCTGTACAACCCGCGCAACGTCGTGCCGGAGTCGAAGATGCCTGCCTACCCATGGCTGGTGGAAAACAGGCTCGACGGTCGCGACACCGCGAAGAAGATGGAAGTCATGCGTGGCTTCGGCATCCCCTACACCGACGAAGATATCGCCGGCGCCCGCGATGCCGTGAAAGGCAAGACCGAAATGGACGCGCTGATCGCGTACCTGCAGGTTCTCGGCACTTCCATCAAGAACAAACGGTAA